One Sphingomonas sp. FARSPH DNA segment encodes these proteins:
- a CDS encoding arsenate reductase family protein, with protein MKATIYHNPRCGTSRATLALLEEAGADVTIVEYLKHPPSVAELSRLYALARMRPRDGLRVTEPDAKALSDAEDATVLEAMAINPILIQRPLVETDKGVVLARPPERVRDIL; from the coding sequence ATGAAGGCCACCATCTATCACAACCCGCGCTGCGGAACGTCGCGTGCGACGCTCGCGCTGCTCGAGGAGGCGGGCGCCGACGTCACGATCGTCGAATATCTGAAGCATCCGCCGAGCGTCGCCGAGCTCTCGCGCCTTTACGCCCTGGCCAGGATGCGTCCGCGCGACGGCCTTCGCGTGACCGAGCCCGATGCGAAGGCGCTCTCGGATGCGGAGGATGCGACGGTGCTCGAGGCGATGGCGATCAACCCCATCCTCATCCAGCGACCGCTCGTCGAAACCGACAAGGGCGTCGTCCTTGCGCGCCCGCCCGAACGCGTGCGGGACATCCTCTGA